Genomic DNA from Terriglobales bacterium:
TGCAGGCGAAAGCAGACGAAAATTCATGCCTCGCTGACCAGCATTCAGCACGCGCGGCAGCAGATCAAGCTGTTCCAGGACGCTGGTACCGTTCGGCCACAAACTCAAGCCAGCTCCTGCCTCACGCAGATATTCGCGACGCTCAAACAACACTGCCTGGAGGCCTACTCGCCTTAGACACACCGCGGCCGCAACGCCCCCAATGCCAGCGCCGATGATGGCTACTGTCTTGTTGATCATTGACTGGATATAGGTGTCTTGAACCCGACACACCGCAACTTGTTGCGAGGGGCGTCTCTCAAGCTAGAGCGCCGCTTTAACACAGCCCCTTTACAGGCTTGATTCATTCCAAACTGTCCGTTCGGATTCCCAAACGGGGACGTAAGCTTCGAACATCGGCGGCCATAGCACTCAGAGTAGTGCTTTTTGTCCGAGTTCCGCGTGCCGATCCCGGCCGATGGCGAGGAGACCGTGACATATATAGTGCATTACTCCTGGTAGCAAAAGACCCATCAGGCGAACACGAGGTCACTAAGGTGAAATAATGAGGTCACGGAGGTGAGACTGGAATTTCGTGACCTTCTTGTTTGACCTTCGTTGCCTTCGTGTTCGCCTCTCCGGTTCCTCTAAAATTGCCAAACTGTGATTTCAAAGCTGGGAATCGCCGGCGCGATCGCTGGAGCAAGCTATCTTGCCTATCACTGCTATTCGCCGGAGTCGCAACTCTACGGGAGAACGCTGACTCATCTCCACGATCCCAAACATCTGGCGCTCACTTACGATGATGGTCCAAACGATGTTCACACCGAACGACTGCTTGAAGTGCTCGCGCGACACGAGGCAAAGGCGACCTTCTTCCTGATTGGGCGCTTCGTCACTGCGCGTCCAAAGATTGCGCGGGCGATTGCCGACGCTGGGCATCTGCTTGCCAATCACACAGCCACGCATCCCAATCTTTTGTTTCTTTCGCGCGCGCAATTGCAGCGCCAACTCTCGGATTGCTCCAAGGCGATCGCCGACGCCACCGGGATCGAGACTCGCCACTTTCGTCCGCCATTTGGAGCGCGTCGCCCGGCGGTGTTACAGGTTGCACGCGAACTCGGGCTTGAGCCGGTGATGTGGAGTGTTACCTGCTATGACTGGCACAAGCG
This window encodes:
- a CDS encoding polysaccharide deacetylase family protein, producing the protein MISKLGIAGAIAGASYLAYHCYSPESQLYGRTLTHLHDPKHLALTYDDGPNDVHTERLLEVLARHEAKATFFLIGRFVTARPKIARAIADAGHLLANHTATHPNLLFLSRAQLQRQLSDCSKAIADATGIETRHFRPPFGARRPAVLQVARELGLEPVMWSVTCYDWHKRATAESVFNHACKGIERSHARAHIVLLHDGSHTSLGSDRSHTVEATERLLQRYRKEYSFRRVDEI